The following are encoded together in the Palaemon carinicauda isolate YSFRI2023 unplaced genomic scaffold, ASM3689809v2 scaffold62, whole genome shotgun sequence genome:
- the LOC137637274 gene encoding uncharacterized protein, which yields MLSDGPLEAEVREDAKPKEAEAVATEGDEGGGGGGGGSEEEKDEKGGEFTITSTDVKNYDSSSSLEDLRYSHLIQTALGLSAGLLFVTFILLFLIVFRNCHRHRTRQTGPSSTAMSISDQTRSVLSSPLVSAKHSTTCSERELQDISKYSSLQMSPSVLSRVVDHSPDPVSTFAPSHKEEEAFIQEVPLPQQESIGSLPSITLHSPGSIPDLPLTKHTVGFTEVTREITHLFQYQSDCDAQQGLPIQTSEQEIGSSSPLLSKQESSV from the exons ATGTTATCAGATGGCCCCTTGGAAGCGGAAGTACGTGAAGATGCTAAGCCTAAGGAAGCAGAAGCAGTTGCAACAGAGGGCGATGAAGGAggtggaggaggcggaggaggaagtGAGGAGGAAAAGGACGAGAAAGGCGGAGAATTCACCATCACCTCAACGGACGTGAAAAACTACGACTCGTCTTCCTCGCTGGAGGATTTGAGATATTCTCACCTCATTCAAACTGCCTTGGGATTAAGCGCTGGTCTCCTGTTCGTGACGttcatccttctcttcctcatcgTGTTCCGCAACTGTCACCGGCATCGCACCAGACAGACAGGGCCGTCCAGCACTGCGATGTCCATCAGTGATCAGACAAGAAGTGTCCTTAGCTCGCCTTTGGTATCGGCCAAACACTCCACAACCTGCAGTGAAAGGGAACTACAG GACATATCAAAATACAGTTCACTGCAGATGTCCCCTTCAGTGCTATCGAGAGTCGTCGACCACTCGCCAGACCCAGTCTCCACATTTGCCCCATCGCATAAAGAAGAGGAGGCCTTTATCCAAGAAGTCCCTTTGCCACAACAGGAATCAATTGGATCTTTACCCAGTATAACGTTACATTCTCCAGGTTCCATACCCGACCTGCCGCTGACAAAGCATACGGTTGGGTTTACTGAAGTAACTAGAGAAATTACCCATCTTTTCCAATATCAAAGTGACTGTGACGCTCAGCAAGGGCTTCCTATACAGACTAGTGAACAAGAAATTGGATCAAGTTCTCCTTTATTGTCCAAGCAAGAGAGCTCGGTTTAA